GGTGACCTCCGCGGCCTGCGGGTCGGTCGCCGCGGTCACGGTGAGCAGAGCCACGAAGTGGTCGACCAGCCAGTCGCGCAGCTCCTCCACCGGGGGCTGCTTGCCCTCGTCCAGCCAGATCAGCGACGCGGCCTCGACGGCCGATATCCACGTGCGGACCATCATCCGCAGCCGCGGCCCCGGCTCCGCCACTTGGAGATGCGCCAGCACCTGGTCGGTGGCCGCGCGTCGCACCTCGTCCACGATCGCCCCCGTACGGGTGGTCTCGACGACGCTGCCGCCCTGGAGCAGCGCGCTGAAACCCGCGGCGTGCCCGTCGACGAAGGCCAGATAGCGGTCGAGCGCGGCGGCCAGCCGGCCGGTGACGGGGCCGCTCTGCGGCTCGGCGAAGCACTGCTGGAGGTCGTCGGCGGCGCTGCGCAGGGCGGCCTCGTAGAGCTGGGGCTTGCCGCCGGGGAAGTAGCGGTACACCAGCGGCCTCGACGCCTTCGCGGCCGCCGCGACATCGTCGAGCGAGACGTCCTCGGGCGCGCGGTGCCCGAACAGGGTGAGCGCGGCGGTGATGAGCTGGGCGCGGCGCTCCTCGACACTGAGCCTGCGGTAGGAGCCACGGGCGGCCGGAGCGGCGGCCGGCCCGCCGTCGGTGCCGGGGCCGGGGGACGGGGGTGCTGCGGGAGTCGGTACGGCCGGGGTCGGTGCTGCCGAGGCGGTTCCGCTGCCGTTCATGGTGCGCAGCGTAACGGTCCTGGTGGGTGTGCGCGGCGGCCTTCGCCGACGGGGCTCAGGCGAGCAGTCCGGAGCTCCGCCACAGCCGGCGGCCGACGCCCCGCAGGACCCCGACGTCGTCCAGGAAGTCGGTGAGCCGCTTCGCCCCGGCCTGCATGACCTCACGCCGGTGGCCGCTCGCCCGCACCTGGGCGACGGCCTCGCGGCGGTCGAGGCCGACGTTCGTGTAGACGGCCGGATTGACGAAGGCGATGGAGAAGACGCGGGCCGCCTCGCCGCAGCTGACCCGGGTCAGCTCCGCCTCCCAGCGCGGGCAGGAGACCATCTGGCGCCGCAGCTCCTCCCGCGCGTACCGCACGTGCCGCGCCTCCTCGACGACGTGGATACGGCTGACGCCGCGCACGAGGGTCTGCACGCGCTCGTCGGGGAAGGTCAGGCGCTGCAGATAGTCGAGGATCTCCTCGCCGAGCAGCGTGGCGGCGAAGGAGCCGGGCGTGGTGGAGACCGTCTTGAGGACGCGGCCGAGGTTGTGGTGCAGCCGGCGGACCGGGTAGGTCGGCGCCCCCGTCTTGTCGATCATGCGGGCGAACATCTTGGAGTGCCTGCACTCGTCCGCGATCTCCGTCAGCGCGTACCGGACGTGTGCGCTGGTCACGGGCCGGTCGTAGATGTGCCGGACCAGCAGTTGCATCAGGATGATCTCGAACCAGATGCCGAGGGACGCGAGCGCCGCGACTTCGTGCCGGGCGAGCTCCATCCGCTGTTCCTCCGCCATCCGGCGCCACAGCGGGGTGCCGTAGAGGGAGACCAGCTCCGGGGGCAGGAACCACTTGCCCTCTTCGAGCGGCGCGGCCCAGTCCAGCTCGGTGTCCGGGTCGAAGGAGTGCCTGGCGGAGGACTCCAGGAGTCGCTCGGCGACCTGCTCGCGGTCCTTGAGCAGCCCCAGCGCGTCCCGGAGCGCGGTCTTTTCGGTCACCGTGGTCATGACTGAGGACACCTCGTCTATGAGTTACCCGTGGTACCACTTCGGTCGTCCTTATGAGACTGCTTGTCAGCAAGGACGTCAATCCCCCCGGTACGACAAGTCGCACGACGGGCCCAACGAGCTGACACCCCCTCATTGACCCGGTGACGAACGGCGTGTGAGCCTGCCAATCAGCCATGCGCGCGAGGGACAGGAGGCGTCGATGACGACGCGAAAGCTCTACGCACACGACCCCGGTGCCGGCGCCTGGGAGGTCCCGGCGAGCGGCGCCGCCCGGTTCAACTGGGACTACGACAGCGGCCGCGACCGGCTTCTCGCCCTCTATCAGAAGGGCAAGGACAAGCAGTGGGACTCCGTCAAGCGCATCGACTGGGACCTCGAGGTCGACCCGTACGACCCGCTCGGCGTGCCCGACGAGAACATGACCATCTACGGCTCCCCGTACTGGGACCGGATGGGCGAGGCCGAGCGGCGCGACATGCGCCGCCACTTCGCCTCCTGGCAGTTCAGCCAGTTCCTGCACGGCGAGCAGGGGGCGATGGTGTGCGCCGCGCGCATCGTGGAGTCCGTGCCCGACCTGGACGCGAAGTTCTACTCCGCCACCCAGACCATGGACGAGGCCCGGCACGCCGAGATCTACAGCCGGTTCCTGCGCGAGAAGATCGGGATGCTCTACCCGATCAACGACAACCTCCAGTCACTGCTGGGCGACACCCTGCGGGACTCCCGCTGGGACATGCCCTACCTCGGCATGCAGGTCCTCATCGAGGGCCTCGCCCTCGCCGCCTTCGGCATGCTGCGCGACACCACCGACAAGCCGCTGCCCCGGCAGATCCTCACCTATGTCATGCAGGACGAGGCCCGGCACGTCGCGTTCGGCCGGATGGCGCTGCGCGACTACTACAAAGAGCTCACCGACGCCGAGCTGCGCGAGCGCGAGGAATTCGTCATCGAGGGCTGCTACCTGATGCGCGACCGGCTGCGCGGTGACGAGGTCCTGACCGACTTCGGCATCCCCGCGAAGGACGCCCGGGAGCTGAGCGAGCAGGCCGAATACCTCCGGCTCTTCCGGAAGCTGCTCTTCAGCCGCATCGTCCCGTGCGTGAAGGACATCGGCCTGTGGGGCGAGCGGCTCCAGCGCGCCTACGTCGACATGGGGGTCTTCGAGATGGGCGACACGAGCCTGGACCTCCTCATGGCACAGGACGAGGAGATCGCCGAGGCCTACGACGCGGAGCGGTTCGCGGCCGAGGAGGCCGCCCGCACGGCGGAGGTGGCGGAGACGATCAAGGAGGGCGAGGAGGCGGCGCAGGGCTGACCGGCCCGGCGGGGGAGGGCGAGGACGAGAAGGGGACAGGGGGCGGGCCACCGGGAGACGACGTCGAGGGCCGAGGACTCCGGCACGTAGAGCACATCGCCCTTGCGCAGCCGCAGCCGGAGCGGCGGCCGGACTGCGGAGGTCACACGGCAGTCGCAGCCCCGGGCGAGCGGGACGAGGAGCACTTCACCGGGGATCGCCAGTTCACCGGGGATCGTCGGGGGCGAGGTGGCGTACCAGGCGCGCACGGGGTCGCTGCCGCCGCCCAGCGCGGTGTGCAGCAGCCCGGCCAGCTCGTCCGCCTCAACGCCGGCGGGGAC
The window above is part of the Streptomyces syringium genome. Proteins encoded here:
- a CDS encoding TetR/AcrR family transcriptional regulator, which translates into the protein MNGSGTASAAPTPAVPTPAAPPSPGPGTDGGPAAAPAARGSYRRLSVEERRAQLITAALTLFGHRAPEDVSLDDVAAAAKASRPLVYRYFPGGKPQLYEAALRSAADDLQQCFAEPQSGPVTGRLAAALDRYLAFVDGHAAGFSALLQGGSVVETTRTGAIVDEVRRAATDQVLAHLQVAEPGPRLRMMVRTWISAVEAASLIWLDEGKQPPVEELRDWLVDHFVALLTVTAATDPQAAEVTRATLALESADGPVGQLGRRVLEVVADAEHLL
- a CDS encoding AurF N-oxygenase family protein — protein: MTTVTEKTALRDALGLLKDREQVAERLLESSARHSFDPDTELDWAAPLEEGKWFLPPELVSLYGTPLWRRMAEEQRMELARHEVAALASLGIWFEIILMQLLVRHIYDRPVTSAHVRYALTEIADECRHSKMFARMIDKTGAPTYPVRRLHHNLGRVLKTVSTTPGSFAATLLGEEILDYLQRLTFPDERVQTLVRGVSRIHVVEEARHVRYAREELRRQMVSCPRWEAELTRVSCGEAARVFSIAFVNPAVYTNVGLDRREAVAQVRASGHRREVMQAGAKRLTDFLDDVGVLRGVGRRLWRSSGLLA
- a CDS encoding ferritin-like domain-containing protein produces the protein MTTRKLYAHDPGAGAWEVPASGAARFNWDYDSGRDRLLALYQKGKDKQWDSVKRIDWDLEVDPYDPLGVPDENMTIYGSPYWDRMGEAERRDMRRHFASWQFSQFLHGEQGAMVCAARIVESVPDLDAKFYSATQTMDEARHAEIYSRFLREKIGMLYPINDNLQSLLGDTLRDSRWDMPYLGMQVLIEGLALAAFGMLRDTTDKPLPRQILTYVMQDEARHVAFGRMALRDYYKELTDAELREREEFVIEGCYLMRDRLRGDEVLTDFGIPAKDARELSEQAEYLRLFRKLLFSRIVPCVKDIGLWGERLQRAYVDMGVFEMGDTSLDLLMAQDEEIAEAYDAERFAAEEAARTAEVAETIKEGEEAAQG